Below is a window of Deltaproteobacteria bacterium DNA.
ATCACTGACTAAAGCCATTCCTTGAAGCATAAGATCTCTTATTCCCGTCCTGGTATGAACATCGTTCTTATCAAGGCCGAATTTGTCGATATATAAACAGATTCGGCCTTCCATATTCATGAAACTGTTTATTCTTTCGAGCGAACATGCAGCAAGACCCTGCTGCATGGCTTCAATGATGACTGCCCTCTCAATTCCATAGAGCCATTCCAGTGTGCGGCTGAACCCGGTAATCTTGTAGCCAACAGTGTGGTTCAGTGCCTCGTAAAAAAGACTTACCAGGTCGTGGGCCTCATGCTTCTCATAGAGAACTAAATCGAACGCCATTTCAATGATAATATGTGCTCTGTATGCCGTCTGACTGTAACTTACTTCATTTCCGATGCTTTTATGAAAATCATGGACAGGTTGGATCAACTGTCTGCCCTTTACGTACGAATATCCATCAGAGTCCGGGATAAAATCATTGCCTAATCTATCACCTATTTTCCCATAATGTGCAATATCATCGGTAAGGAGATGAAAATGGACGAACGAAGCCTTTTTGTGCCCTGAAGGCAGTATTCGAAATCTCGATATACCGTGGGTTAACTCGGGTGTGATTGATTTATGGAAACAAAGAATATCAGGAGCTATATTATACGTGAAGAGGTCAAGGTTATCCTCATTTAAACCACCTGCGCCAAGAAATTCTTTCAGAACCCATGTGTGGGTAATCATTAACATGAACGATTCCTAACATATGCAGGAGCTTCTTACCCTCGTTTCTGACTTCCGCTGATGATAACCTTCTTAAGATCTAACAGCTTTATTTGGAATGTCCCGTACTTTGTAAGGCCGTAAGCCCTGTGATCTTTATTCAAAACAAGCTCGATGGTATTGCCGTCGTTAAGTTTTATGAGGCCGCTCATTCTACCTTCGTTCAGGCGAAAAACGATGTTATTTATATTGTCAAAGGAGATCGTATATTTTCCATCTCCCCTATTCCCCGCTATAAATGTCCCTCCCTCGATGCTGATATCCCTGCATTCGGTAATAACATCCATTTGGTCGATAAAAGTAGCGGTAAATTTTTTAACCGGTACGGGTATCTTATCAGGCGAAATTTCCCCCGACCGAGAACCCATGCTGAGTAAAAAAGGTAAAACACATAAAATAATTAAGAGAATGAAACGAAGTGATTTATTCATAATGTCTCCTTTATGCAGAACATATCGAGTACTGATAGAGAAAGATTCCCGAGGAAAGCAGTATATTAATTTCTGCTATTTGACTATCATTTTATGAGTTAAATATCAAGGGAGAAAACGGGAGCTTAAAATCGTCTTTCCTGCCAATTGTCAAATGAGTTTAAGATGTTATTCTTACTGCGATCATTCTTTTCTTGACATAGTGACGTATATTGATATTATTAAAATAATTTGAATTAACGCATGATGTATATCAAATTTCCGGATGAGCAGAGATTGTATCAACTATGAAGGCGACAAGTCTACCTACAACGAACTGGAAGATGTTAGAGGGCAGTAGGGACATACAGGATATTCTGGTCAAAGAACTGCAGATTCACCAGATTGTTTCCCGTATATTGACGAGCCGCCATATCCTGACCACTGATGAAGCGAATAGATACCTGTTCCCCTCCTTGAATGATCTGCACAATCCTCTCTTAATGAAAGACATGCAAAAGGGTGTTCAGCGTCTGATTAGAGCGATTTGTGATCGGGAAAAAGTTGTCATTTACGGTGATTATGATGCCGATGGTGTGACATCCGTCGTTGTTCTTTTAAAGTTTCTCAGGGATATCGACCACACTGTGTCATATTACATTCCTGATCGAATTAAGGAGGGATATGGCCTTAACACACCCGCAATTGACGGTATGAAGGCCGACAATGTCAAGCTTATTATTACTGTAGATTGCGGAGTTTCCGATCACGAGCAGATAGCTTATGCACGATCGATCGGCATAGATACTATCATATTAGATCATCACGAAGTTCCCAACATTCTCCCGGACGCCGTCGCGATAATCGATCCGAATCGCAAGGAATGCACATTCCTCTTTAAACATCTTGCCGCCGTGGGCATTGTTTTTAATTTTATTATTGCTTTGAGAGGAAAACTGCGGAAAGACGGTTTCTGGGAAAACAGAAAATATCCGAACCTCAAAGAATATTTAGACCTTGTTGCCCTTGGAACCATAGGCGATATCTGTCCGCTAACCGATGAAAACAGAATATTTACAAAGATCGGTCTTGATCTGATAACAGAAAGCAAGAGAGTGGGGCTCCGGGCCTTAAAGGAAATTTGCGGCTTAGAAAATCAGGTTATTGACTCCGGCAAAGCATCCTTCTGTCTGATTCCGAGGATTAATGCTGCAGGACGTGTTGCATCTGCAAGTGAAGCAGTTGAACTTCTCTTAACCGACGACATTGAAGAGGCCAGGAGGATAGCTCATAATCTTGAAATTTATAATCGTAGAAGACAGGCGATGGAAAAGGCCATCCTCAATGAAATACTTGGCGAAATAGAAGGAACGTTGGATACGGAAAAGGTCAGATCGCTTGTGTTTGCATCGGAAAAATGGCACCCGGGCGTAATCGGCATTGTAGCTTCAAAACTTGTTGATCGATATTACAGGCCTACTATTTTGATAAGTCTGAAAGATGGTATCGGCAAGGGCTCAGGGAGAAGCATTGCTGATTTTAATATCTATCAGGGTTTGAAACAATGCGAATCTTTGCTGTTATCTTATGGAGGACACCGTTACGCTGCCGGGATATCTATCAAAGAAGAAGATATCAAAGAATTCTCAAGCATGCTTGAGGGAATTATCAGTAAGGAAATAACTGTTTTGGATTTTGTTTCCCAAACCAACATTGACGCCATGTGTAATCTCAACGAAATAAACCATGAACTAATATCTCAGATCGGAAGACTTGCCCCCTTCGGCAGTGGTAATCCTGAACCTGTTCTCTGTGTAAAAAACATAAATGTCACTTCCCCCTATGTGGTAGGCAATAACCACTTGTCGATGCGTATAACCGGAGACGGTATAACCTACAATTCCATCTGGTTCAATAAAGGTCATCTTATTCGCTTGCTGACCGGATCTAATCTGGATATCGTCTTTACGCCTCATATTAACAGCTGGAACGGGGCTTCCGACATCCAGCTGAAGATGAAAGACATTTCCGTGCCCGTCAATTTATAAAAACCATCTGGTATACGGTAGTATATTTATTTCCATTCACGTTGGTCGACAATCAATCTATCATCTTCTTTTAACGTGCCTGGATTCAACAATTCCATACGATCGATCTTTACCGTACATACATCTTTAAAGAATTTCCTGAAGTCATCTTCCAGGGATACCGTATTTATTGATGTCTCTTTCGACTCCAGTCGCACCGTTAAAATATCTTCATGAGAAGTTCTGGTGACGAGGATCTGAAATTTTACATTGTCGAATTTTTCTCTAATTTTATGTAACTGACTCGGTGCTATGAAAAGTCCCCTGACTTTCACTGCATCACCCACCCGCCCGGCGATGCCGTCCAAACGATATGATGTCCTCCCGCAGGGACAGGGAGCTTCTATTATCCTTGAAAGGTCGCCTGTTCCGAACCGAAAAAGAAAATAAATAGTATTAAAACGAGTTACCACAACTTCTCCCAACGCCCCTGATGGCGCCTTTTTCCCCGTGGCCGGATCAACAATTTCCACGAGAACTTCCTCACAGATATGCCAGCCTTTCTTTTCTCTACACTCAAAAGACACATCTCCTACCTCGGTTGCTCCGTACATCTGATAGGTATCAATAGTATATTCCTGCTCAAATCTTTCTCTCAATGATGGAGCAAGGGGTTCGGCGGCGAAACACGCACGTCTTACCCTAAAGTCTTTTTTAAAATTGTACCCCATTTCCTCGGCTTTATTTATAATGGCAAGTAAGAAACTGGGGGTACCTGTGTAAGCGGTTACTTCCAAATCGCGAATCAATTGAACCTGGAGTTGTGAACTTGAAGTTCCCGATGGAATGACCGTTGCACCGACACGCCTTAACCCTCCATGAAAGGTTAGACCGGCAGCAACCATATGATAGGAAAAGGCGTTGAGGACTACGTCGCCTTTTCCGATCCCGGCGGCTTGATATGCCCTTGCCCATAGATGATCGTTTTCGGAGAGGTGAGGTTCATATACAGGACCCGGAGAAATAAATATTCTATCAATTTCTGCTTCTGCGTTATTCAGTCCTCCGTAGGGTGGTTCGGACATTTCAAGTTCGATTAACTTTTCCCTCGAAATTATGGGAAGCCGCTCATAATCAACCAAGGTACTAACTTTAGAATAATCGAGCTGCAGATTTTCAAACATCTTTCTTATACGACTGGATTTATGGTAACCTGCCGTAATCATATCTGTTATTTGTAATGCCTTCCGGCTTTCCCTTTCTTCCGTAGGCATACATTCTTTATGATCATAATAATTTGTCATATTCATTCACCATTAGAGTTTACAGAGTCAATTTATAAATATTCCATAAATTAAAGCCATCGTTTTCGACGTCGATATGACTTAACATCTTTATACGATTTGAACGTTCCCGAAGCCCCCATACCCAGGTAAAATTCTTTTATATCAGGATTCTCAACAAGATTTTTTGCAGTACCTTCCATAACGATCTTGCCATTTTCCATAACATACCCGTAATCAGAAATCTGCAGGGCCATATTGGCATTCTGTTCGACGAGAATAATACTTGTTTTCTGTTCTTCGTTAATCTTTTTTATGATCTGGAATATTTCCTTAACAATCATGGGAGCAAGTCCCAGAGATGGTTCATCTAAAAGCAAAAGTTCCGGGTGAGCCATCAAAGCCCTCCCCATTACAATCATTTGAAGTTCTCCACCGCTGCAATACCCCGCCAGCATTTTCCTTCTTTTTAATATGGCAGGAAAATAATGATATACCATTTCAAGGTCTTTTTTATATGGTTTCCCCCATCGAATCGCTGTTCCCACAATAAGGTTTTCTTCAACAGTTAAATATTTGAAAGGCTGGCGTCCTTCCAGAACCTGGATTATTCCCTTACGCGTAATGATCTCCGGAGCCTGATTCTGAATCTGCGCTCCTTCATACATGATTGTCCCTTCCGTCACTTTGCCATTTTCGGGTTTAAGCAGTCCTGATATGGCTTTTAGCGTCGTTGATTTGCCGGCTCCGTTACTTCCCAAAAGAGAAACAATGCGTTTCTTATTAACGGTAAGGGATACTCCCTTAAGAACCTGAATAACATCAGAATACACAACGGAAATATTGTTGATATCAAGTATGGTGGTATCAGTCATTCAATAAAACCTTTAATAGGGAAATGGCCATAACCTGAAATTGGAACGGATAATACGCCATACCTCTGCAAGTCCGCGCGGTTCAAAGAGAATAAATATGACAATAGCCAGTCCAAAGAAGAATTCTCTCAGTGGCGCTACATTCAAGCCGGATGTTGTAAAGATTCCCATGTTCATAACTATATCTGTAAGCCAGCGTAAAATTTCATTCAAAAATGTTATGAAGCATGCACCGAAAATGGAACCGGTAATGCTTCCCAGGCCGCCGATGATTACCATAGCGATGTATTCGACGGAGAGCCCCAGGTTGAATGGTTCCGTTGTAATACTGACCATATAATATGCCCAAAGTGCACCGGCAAAGCCGGCATAAAACGAACTGATTCCAAAGGAGAGGAGCTTATATCTGAATATGGGAATTCCCATACCCTCCGCAGCCCTGTCATTGTCTCTAATTGCAATAAAGGCTCTGCCATACTTTGTTCGCATGAGGTTTACCGCAATCCAGATCATTACCACAAGACATAGAGAGATAATAAAAAAGAAGCTTCGATCACTGGCCAACTCGAATCCAAAGATAGAAGGCCTCGGAAGGGTAATTCCCATAGTACCTTTTGTCAGACTTTCCCAGTGAATGAGAACATATTCGATGATAATCTGGCCTGCAAGGGTTGCAATGGTAAGGTATAATCCTTTGAGGCGCCCTGAGGGGATACCAAAAATCATACCTACCAATGCGGAGATCAGGCCGGCAATTGGCAGGTTAAGAAGAAAAGGTATGTTTGCCGACGTCGCGAGTATTGCGGCAGCATAAGCCCCGACTCCAATAAAGGCACCGTGACCAAGTGATATCTGTCCTGTATATCCAATAAGGATATTCAAGCCGATCGCCGCAATAGATGCTATCCCTATCATGTTAAGCACATGAAGAAAATAAGGACTGATCATGAGCGGGACAATAACAAAAAGGAAGGCAATGCCGATCTTCGACCAGAGTCTGCCAAAATCAGTTTCAAAGATGGTTATTTCCTGCTCGTATTTTTCCTTATAATTACCGCAGGGGTGGAACTGAAATTTTTTCATTTTTACCTTACACCCTTTCAATTTCCACCAGACCAAAGAGCCCGTAGGGTTTTACCATAAGTATGAATACGAGTATAATATACGGTACAACATCTCGGAGTGATGTCGAAATATAACCTCCGGTGAATGTTTCAAGAAGCCCTATAATGAGTCCGCCGATAATGGCGCCACCGATGCTGTCCAGTCCGCCAAGGATAACCACAGGGAATACCTTGAGGCCGATGGCACTGAGATCATGCACGTTAATGCCGTTTATAATACCTAAGACTATGCCGCTCATGCCGGCAACGAGAGCTGCAATCGCCCACGATAGAGCAAAGACCTTCTGGACATGAACTCCCAGAGAGAGGGCCGCTTTTTGATTATCCGCTACAGATCTCATAAATATCCCCTGTGACGAATACTTAAAGAAAACTCCAAAAAGTATGAGAAAGATCAAACCTATGATGAAAGCTGCCGTATAAACTGGAGGTATATTAATCATATTCCACTGAATGCTTAAAAATTCCGGTAGAAAGTCAGGATAGGTATGCAAATTACCCCCCCACACAAGAAGCATTACACCTTTGAACATTGAAGCGAGTCCCACCGTCAACATGATCACAAAGATAAGCGGTTCACCAATAAGAGGACGTAAAAAGAAGCGCTCAATGAAAAATCCTAGGATAAAACAACCCGCAAGGGTCACAAGGAAGGCAACAGCTATCGGCAATTGTGCCCATGTTACCATGGCGAGAAAGAAGAAGGCGCCCAGGGCCAGCAATTCACCATGGGCAAAATTGAGGACACTGGAAGATTTAAAAATCATGACAAAGCCCATGGCGGAAAGTCCATATAAAAATCCTATGCTTATACCATTTATTAAAAGTTGAAGAAAAAAATTCATATGCTATCCCTTAACTGACGTTAATAATTCTCACTGTTGTTTCAATTTCACCAATCTGCCCGTCCCGATACTGAACTTTTGTTTTGATGTTAACGTCTTGCTTTCCTGTGTACATCCCCTCAATAAGTTTGAGATAAAGGCCATAAATAAATCTCCTGCGTACTTTACCGGTTCTCGTCAGCTCTTCATCATCAGCGTCAAGGAGTTTATAGAGCAATATAAATTTTCGGATCTTCATGAGGTCCGGCAAATTGCTGTTTACTTTCTTGACTTCATTAAGTATCAGTTCTTCAATAGCCGTCTGTTGGGACAGGTCTATATATGTCGTATAGGGTATCATACGCTCTTCCGCCCAGTTTCCTACATTACCCATGTCTATATTGATGAGAGCGGTAATATAGGGACGCCCCTCACCAAACATGACAGCCTCCTTAATGTAAAGACTGAACTTGAGACGCGTCTCGATAAAATCCGGTGAAAAGGCTTCTCCCTCTTTGTTTTTAATAATATCACCCTTTCGCCCGATAATTATAAGGTGACCATTTTTGTCTATATAACCTGCGTCGCCGGTCTTGAGCCATCCGCTGTCAAAGGCCTCTTCCGTTGCTTTGAAATCGTTATAGTATCCGACAAAGTTTGAATCACTTTGTACAAGAACTTCCTGATCATCTGCAATCTTCACAAGAGTCCTCGGCAAAGGTTTCCCCACGGACTCTAGCTGTACTTCGCCGTCGGGCTGAACCTGGAATATTCCACCTGCCTCGGTTAGACCGTAACACTGTTTAAGATTCAATCCAATTGCGCGAAAAAAATGAATAACATCAGGACTTATCGGATGTCCGCCTGTGAAGGCGCTTTGAAAACCGGCACATCCTACTCTATCGAGCAATGGTCTATAAATTATGGCAGAGGCGATGCGATAAAGTAAATTTAAATAACCGGGAATAGATTCTTTCCTTGACTGAAGTTCTACAACTTTTTTTCCAATATCGATTGAAAAAGCAAAGAGGTTACGATTGATAAAACCGGCGGCGTCCATTTTTACCATAATTCGCGATGCCAGGTCTTCCCAGAATCGGGATGATGTGATGATAATTGATGGTCCGATTTCTCGAAAGTCATCAGTGATTGTGTCAGGCATTTCGGGAAAATTCATGGTCATTCCGCCTAAAAGTGCCGTACCGACACCCCACATCTGATCTACAATCCATGCAGGCGGAGATATTGATATCCAGTTTTCTCCTGCGTTTAGGTGAAGAGCCTCTATCCACTTTCCGGACATTTCAGTAATGTTTCTATGAGAAAGCATTGCAAGTTTGGAAATCCCCGTCGTCCCGGAGGTCTGTATCATTATGGCTACATTATCCCTCCTGCCTTTCCGCACTTCCTCAAGGAACAATTCGGGGTTTTCACGGTCACGATTTTCTCCGAGGGCCAAAAGATCAGAAAAACTAAGAATCCATGGATTCTCTTTGTAGGTCCTCATCCCTGTAGGATCAATATAAATAACCCGACGAATATGAGGCAGTTTTATACGGACATCAAGTAACTTGTCTACCTGTTCCTGATCCTGAGCTACGACATAGGTCGACTTGATTCGACTGAGGGCACTACACAATTCTTCGGCAACAGAAGATGTAAATAAATTGAGGCATATCCCGCCCATCGACTGACAGCCGATTTCGCTAAAGAGCCATTCCGGAACGTTGTTTGTGATGATGCCGACATTTTCCCCTCTTTTAAGTCCGATGGCATTTAAACCGAGTCCCGTTTTTTTCACATAAGCATGGTATTCCAGCCAGTCATATTTTTGCCAGATTCCATAAGCCTTTTCTCGAATAGCTGTCCCTTCTGAACCAAATCTCTCCGCTTGCTTCAACAAAATCTGTGGTAAGGTGTATTGTGTATAAGATGAGAGTATTTCTTCGTCACTAAGTTTATTATTAACCACCGGAAGCACCTAGCTTATTTTTAGACACTGACTGTATCGCCGAGATACGCCTTTATTACCTCCGGATGGTTTCTAATTTCATCCGGGTTACCCTCAGCAAGCTTCTCTCCAAAATTAAGAACAACAATTCGCTGGGAGATGCTCATCACTATGGACATATCATGTTCTACCAGAATCATTGTCTGCCCCCATGCCTGGT
It encodes the following:
- a CDS encoding AMP-binding protein; the encoded protein is MVNNKLSDEEILSSYTQYTLPQILLKQAERFGSEGTAIREKAYGIWQKYDWLEYHAYVKKTGLGLNAIGLKRGENVGIITNNVPEWLFSEIGCQSMGGICLNLFTSSVAEELCSALSRIKSTYVVAQDQEQVDKLLDVRIKLPHIRRVIYIDPTGMRTYKENPWILSFSDLLALGENRDRENPELFLEEVRKGRRDNVAIMIQTSGTTGISKLAMLSHRNITEMSGKWIEALHLNAGENWISISPPAWIVDQMWGVGTALLGGMTMNFPEMPDTITDDFREIGPSIIITSSRFWEDLASRIMVKMDAAGFINRNLFAFSIDIGKKVVELQSRKESIPGYLNLLYRIASAIIYRPLLDRVGCAGFQSAFTGGHPISPDVIHFFRAIGLNLKQCYGLTEAGGIFQVQPDGEVQLESVGKPLPRTLVKIADDQEVLVQSDSNFVGYYNDFKATEEAFDSGWLKTGDAGYIDKNGHLIIIGRKGDIIKNKEGEAFSPDFIETRLKFSLYIKEAVMFGEGRPYITALINIDMGNVGNWAEERMIPYTTYIDLSQQTAIEELILNEVKKVNSNLPDLMKIRKFILLYKLLDADDEELTRTGKVRRRFIYGLYLKLIEGMYTGKQDVNIKTKVQYRDGQIGEIETTVRIINVS
- a CDS encoding ABC transporter ATP-binding protein, with product MTDTTILDINNISVVYSDVIQVLKGVSLTVNKKRIVSLLGSNGAGKSTTLKAISGLLKPENGKVTEGTIMYEGAQIQNQAPEIITRKGIIQVLEGRQPFKYLTVEENLIVGTAIRWGKPYKKDLEMVYHYFPAILKRRKMLAGYCSGGELQMIVMGRALMAHPELLLLDEPSLGLAPMIVKEIFQIIKKINEEQKTSIILVEQNANMALQISDYGYVMENGKIVMEGTAKNLVENPDIKEFYLGMGASGTFKSYKDVKSYRRRKRWL
- a CDS encoding branched-chain amino acid ABC transporter permease, with product MNFFLQLLINGISIGFLYGLSAMGFVMIFKSSSVLNFAHGELLALGAFFFLAMVTWAQLPIAVAFLVTLAGCFILGFFIERFFLRPLIGEPLIFVIMLTVGLASMFKGVMLLVWGGNLHTYPDFLPEFLSIQWNMINIPPVYTAAFIIGLIFLILFGVFFKYSSQGIFMRSVADNQKAALSLGVHVQKVFALSWAIAALVAGMSGIVLGIINGINVHDLSAIGLKVFPVVILGGLDSIGGAIIGGLIIGLLETFTGGYISTSLRDVVPYIILVFILMVKPYGLFGLVEIERV
- the recJ gene encoding single-stranded-DNA-specific exonuclease RecJ; this translates as MKATSLPTTNWKMLEGSRDIQDILVKELQIHQIVSRILTSRHILTTDEANRYLFPSLNDLHNPLLMKDMQKGVQRLIRAICDREKVVIYGDYDADGVTSVVVLLKFLRDIDHTVSYYIPDRIKEGYGLNTPAIDGMKADNVKLIITVDCGVSDHEQIAYARSIGIDTIILDHHEVPNILPDAVAIIDPNRKECTFLFKHLAAVGIVFNFIIALRGKLRKDGFWENRKYPNLKEYLDLVALGTIGDICPLTDENRIFTKIGLDLITESKRVGLRALKEICGLENQVIDSGKASFCLIPRINAAGRVASASEAVELLLTDDIEEARRIAHNLEIYNRRRQAMEKAILNEILGEIEGTLDTEKVRSLVFASEKWHPGVIGIVASKLVDRYYRPTILISLKDGIGKGSGRSIADFNIYQGLKQCESLLLSYGGHRYAAGISIKEEDIKEFSSMLEGIISKEITVLDFVSQTNIDAMCNLNEINHELISQIGRLAPFGSGNPEPVLCVKNINVTSPYVVGNNHLSMRITGDGITYNSIWFNKGHLIRLLTGSNLDIVFTPHINSWNGASDIQLKMKDISVPVNL
- a CDS encoding AMP-binding protein, with product MTNYYDHKECMPTEERESRKALQITDMITAGYHKSSRIRKMFENLQLDYSKVSTLVDYERLPIISREKLIELEMSEPPYGGLNNAEAEIDRIFISPGPVYEPHLSENDHLWARAYQAAGIGKGDVVLNAFSYHMVAAGLTFHGGLRRVGATVIPSGTSSSQLQVQLIRDLEVTAYTGTPSFLLAIINKAEEMGYNFKKDFRVRRACFAAEPLAPSLRERFEQEYTIDTYQMYGATEVGDVSFECREKKGWHICEEVLVEIVDPATGKKAPSGALGEVVVTRFNTIYFLFRFGTGDLSRIIEAPCPCGRTSYRLDGIAGRVGDAVKVRGLFIAPSQLHKIREKFDNVKFQILVTRTSHEDILTVRLESKETSINTVSLEDDFRKFFKDVCTVKIDRMELLNPGTLKEDDRLIVDQREWK
- a CDS encoding branched-chain amino acid ABC transporter permease; protein product: MKKFQFHPCGNYKEKYEQEITIFETDFGRLWSKIGIAFLFVIVPLMISPYFLHVLNMIGIASIAAIGLNILIGYTGQISLGHGAFIGVGAYAAAILATSANIPFLLNLPIAGLISALVGMIFGIPSGRLKGLYLTIATLAGQIIIEYVLIHWESLTKGTMGITLPRPSIFGFELASDRSFFFIISLCLVVMIWIAVNLMRTKYGRAFIAIRDNDRAAEGMGIPIFRYKLLSFGISSFYAGFAGALWAYYMVSITTEPFNLGLSVEYIAMVIIGGLGSITGSIFGACFITFLNEILRWLTDIVMNMGIFTTSGLNVAPLREFFFGLAIVIFILFEPRGLAEVWRIIRSNFRLWPFPY